The DNA window ATGTCCTTTCTGATAAACCTATGGCAATTGACCACGAAGGTTGGGATAAATTGGAAGATGCCTTTAAAATTGCCGAACAAAAAAATGTTCTTCTATATGATATCATGACGGAACGGCATGAAGTTTCCTCTCGACTATTGCGTGAATTAATCAAAGATGAGGGCCTCTTCGGCGAATTGATAACCGGGAGTGATGATGAACCGGCAATATACCTGGAGAGTATTCACCACCTATACAAGCAAGTTGCCGGATCAACTTTGCGCAGACCACCATGGTATTTTGATATTGAACAACAGGGAGAAGGAATTGTTGATGTTACGGTTCATCTTGTGGATTTGACCATGTGGACTGCATTTCCGGATCAAATTATCAGCTATGAGGAAGATGTTCAAATGCTTCAGGCCGAAAGATGGCCTACTATGGTAACAAGGGAAGAGTTTGAGCAAATTACCGGGAAGCCTGAGTTCCCGGATTATCTAACAGATCAACTCGATGAAGATGGCGTTCTGCCATATTATTCCAATGGTGAAATCGATTATCTATTAAATGGTCACCATATGAGAGTAATGGTGCAATGGGATTATGAAGCACCACCGGGGAGTGACGACAGACATTTTAAAAAAATTCGTGGAACTCGCTCGAATCTGGTCGTTCGGCAGGATGAAGACCAGGATTTTGAAGCCACATTATATGTCGAACCAGCTGATGGTGTCACCATGGAAGAAGTTAAATCGGAGTTAGATAATACGATTGAAAGATTACAGGTTGATTATCCGGGAGCAGATTATAAGGAAACGGAGTATGGGTTACAACTGGTAATACCCGATGAGTTTCACTATGGACATGAAGCTCATTTTGGAATGGTTGCTGAAAACTTTCTTCAGTATCTGCAAGAAGGGGCATTACCAGATTGGGAAGTTCCAAATATGATTTCAAAATACTATATCACCACCCGAGCTCGGGAAATGGCGAAACAAGACTAAAAAATGAGGTGAAAGTTTATGAAAAATCAAATGAATATAGATCGTCGTGAGTTTATTAAAAGATCAGCTTTGGCTGGCGCGGCATTCGGAATTGTTGGTCCATACAGCATATCCCGTGCATCTAAAAGCCCAAATGATAAGGTTGTTGTTGCAGTTATGGGAGGCAGGGCTCGTGCCGGTGCACTTGCAGATGCTTTTGCTGCGGTTGAAAGTACCGAAGTAAAATCAGTTTTTGACGTTGATGAACGGCCACTTGCAGAAAAAGCTGCGGAAATTGAAGAAATTCAGGGCAGAAAACCGGAATACGGAACGGATTTTCGAAAATCACTGGATGATCCGGATATTGATGCCTTAGTCATCGGTGCACCTGATCACTGGCATACTCCGGCTACAATAATGGCTTTACAAGCCGGCAAGCATGTTTATGTGGAAAAACCGGCAAGTCACAATCCACGTGAAGCAGAACTTATCGTTCAGGCCCAAAAAAGGTATGATCGTCTGGTTCAGATGGGCAACCAGCAACGCTCCGGGGCTTTCACCATTCAGGCTATTCAGGAGATACATGATGGCATTATTGGGGATGCCTATTTTGGAAAAGCGTTTTATGCTAACGCAAGGGATTCTATCGGACGTGGATCAATTGCATCGGTGCCGGACTGGCTGGATTATGAGTTGTGGCAAGGCCCGGCACCCCGAACCCCGTACAGAGACAATATCATTCATTATAATTGGCATTGGTTTTGGAAATGGGGAACAGGTGAGATATTAAATAACGCAACCCATGAATATGATATTTGCCGTTGGGCTCTTGGGGTGGATCTCCCTTCCCGCGTCGTTTCTGCTGGTGGTCGTTTCCATTATGATGATGATTGGGAGTTTTATGACACTCAGGATGTGACTTTCGAATTCAAGGAAAATAAGGCTATCAACTGGGAAGGTCGTAGCGCTAACGGTTTTCCAATGTGGGATCGAGGACGCGGAGCTGTAATTCATGGAACTGAAGGAACCGTCCTTATGGATCGGGATGGCTATATCGTTTATGATCTCGATAATGAAGAGATCAAAAGAGAAATGGTGGATGATGAAGTGGATCCTCTGGATGTTGTTGGAGCAGGAGCAATGACTGATTATCATATTGACAACTTTGCCAAAGCTATCCGTGAGGGAACACCTCTTAACTCACCGATTGATGAAGGCCAAAAAAGCGTACTTCCTCTACACTTGGGAAATATCTCTCAGTATGTCGGTCGGGCACTGAATATTAATCCCGAAAATGGAAGAATCATTGGTGATTCGGAAGCAATGAGCAAATGGAGCCGGGAATATGAACCTGGCTGGGAACCAAGAATCTGAGATTGGAAACTAAGACAAAAGACCACTGAATTTTATTTTGACTATGATTCCTAGAATCAGCTTGATTAGCTTATGGTCTCTGGTATTTATTCTATTACATAGCATCGATGTTCGTGTAAATGCCGAACAAAAAGCTCATGCACTTTCAAAAGCGGACATGCAGAATGAAACCTTGGAAGTGCATGTGTATGCAGGACCATTTAATCGAGAAAATTCAGTGGTTTCTTTTGCTTTTCCAGTTGACTTGGAAGAGGGTATATACCTAATGTCTGATCCGAACGATGAGTCTGTCATTGTCCAGGTGGATCATGATAATACCGGATGGTTTGTGTTAGAAAACTTGTCTGCCGGTGAATCCATTGAATACGTGATTTATCTTGATAAAAAATCAAAAGATGAATTCAAAACACCTTCAAAGTTGGGTGTATCTCATGAATTAGAAGAGCAAACAGTTACATTTGTTTCACATGAGAACCCTGTTCTCAGTTACTTTCACAGATTTAATTCTCCACCTGAAACATTGGATAATCGTTACCGACGTGGAGGATATATACATCCTGTATATTCTCCTTCCGGAGTGATATTGAGTAATCATCTTAATGTAGAGCAGCACCCACATCATTCCGGAATTTGGTCCGCATGGACCAATACTGAATTTGATGACAGGACACCTGACTTCTGGAATGTTCATAACAACACCGGCAGGGTCGATGTAGATACTCTCTTGAACTTATGGTCCGGACCTGTTCATGCAGGTTTCAATTCTTTGCATCGTTTTATTGATATGTCAAAAAAGGATGATCCGAAGATCATTCCGGAGGATCCCATGGTTGCTCTACATGAAAAATGGGATGTCAGAGTTTTTGGTCTGGTAGAGGCAGCAGCTGCGAATGCAAAGAAAAATGATACAGAATCATTAGACAATGACCTCAAGCATGATTTTCTTATGTTTGACCTTGAAGTAACCCAAACAACTAATAATGATAATCCACTATTACTGCCTGAGTATCATTATGGAGGTGTTGGTTTTAGAGGACACTATGAATGGGACAATCCTGACAATGTTACTTTTTTAACATCAGAAGGTCTTGGGCGTGATGGAAATGAAACTCGACCGCGATGGGTGCATATAGGCGGAAAAATTGACAATAAACAAGTTGGGATTGCTATTTTGGGGCACCCATCAAATTATCGATTCCCGCAACCCGTGCGCATTCATCCCGAAGAACCTTTTTTTAACTATGCTCCAACCCAATTAGGTGAAATGTCTATTCAGCCTGGAGAACCTTATGTTGCTAAATATCGCTACGTTACATATGACGGAGAGCTGCCCCCAAGTTTAATTGAGCGACTATGGCAAGACTATGCCTATCCTCCGGCAGTTAATGTTACCAGATGAAATTTATTTATTGTAGATAGCTTGCCAAGTATTTCAGAACCTCCTGTTTAGATTCATAAGCTCAACAATATGGCACAAGTTCAGCATCATAGTTTTTTTGCCATGGGGACTCGATGTAATATGGTTCTTGCTGATATAGAGCCAGATGAATCGGAAATTATTGTTCAACGGATAAAAAAAGAGGTCCTTAGAATTGAAGAACAGTTAAGCCGGTTTTTGAAAAATAGCGAAGTGTCCAAAGTTAACATGGAAGCCTCTAATCATAAGGTTGATGTAAGCAATGAATTGTTCAAGGTGTTGAAAAAATGTCGGTACTATCATGAACTCACAAAGGGATATTTTGACATCACATTGTGGCCGATTCTTCAGTATTGGAGGGATCAACCTGATGGAGATCCGGAAACAGTTCGTGATATGTTGGCTGAACTGGGTACCGGGAACATAGCACTTGATGAAAATGGTGGCTATGTCCGCTTTGCTAATGATAATATCACCATTGATTTGGGGGGATTTGGAAAAGGATATGCCTTGGATAAGATACAACATATGTTATTGCGATTCGGAGTTGAAAGTGCCTTCGTGAGCTTAGGAGAAAGTTCCATTCTGACATTTGGTAATCATCCTGCCGGAGATTGCTGGAAAGTGGGAATCAAAAACTACTTGGCACCGGATCAGTCACTACATACATTTCATGTGCGATACGGCTCGGTATCTACCTCCAGTAATTTTTTTGTGAATGACAGTGGAAAACTGATCAATCATCGCCATGTGATCGATCCACGAACCGGCGCACCGGTGGAGGATTTAGT is part of the Natronogracilivirga saccharolytica genome and encodes:
- a CDS encoding FAD:protein FMN transferase — translated: MAQVQHHSFFAMGTRCNMVLADIEPDESEIIVQRIKKEVLRIEEQLSRFLKNSEVSKVNMEASNHKVDVSNELFKVLKKCRYYHELTKGYFDITLWPILQYWRDQPDGDPETVRDMLAELGTGNIALDENGGYVRFANDNITIDLGGFGKGYALDKIQHMLLRFGVESAFVSLGESSILTFGNHPAGDCWKVGIKNYLAPDQSLHTFHVRYGSVSTSSNFFVNDSGKLINHRHVIDPRTGAPVEDLVKVSVCAESAEIAEVLSTAFLVMPYEQVEQVAPQLPRIEVLKVDYSTGKANVKFFENT
- a CDS encoding putative oxidoreductase C-terminal domain-containing protein, producing MNSSSFFLKSLLLLLLFQFACEPEEIDMEDENDKYRIMTLNPGHFHAALVQKTHMEGVDNQVHVFAPEGDDLELHMERIESFNTREDDPTNWDTEVYTGDDYLSRMLEEQPGNIMVTAGNNRKKADYIYQAVDEGINVLSDKPMAIDHEGWDKLEDAFKIAEQKNVLLYDIMTERHEVSSRLLRELIKDEGLFGELITGSDDEPAIYLESIHHLYKQVAGSTLRRPPWYFDIEQQGEGIVDVTVHLVDLTMWTAFPDQIISYEEDVQMLQAERWPTMVTREEFEQITGKPEFPDYLTDQLDEDGVLPYYSNGEIDYLLNGHHMRVMVQWDYEAPPGSDDRHFKKIRGTRSNLVVRQDEDQDFEATLYVEPADGVTMEEVKSELDNTIERLQVDYPGADYKETEYGLQLVIPDEFHYGHEAHFGMVAENFLQYLQEGALPDWEVPNMISKYYITTRAREMAKQD
- a CDS encoding Gfo/Idh/MocA family protein, producing the protein MKNQMNIDRREFIKRSALAGAAFGIVGPYSISRASKSPNDKVVVAVMGGRARAGALADAFAAVESTEVKSVFDVDERPLAEKAAEIEEIQGRKPEYGTDFRKSLDDPDIDALVIGAPDHWHTPATIMALQAGKHVYVEKPASHNPREAELIVQAQKRYDRLVQMGNQQRSGAFTIQAIQEIHDGIIGDAYFGKAFYANARDSIGRGSIASVPDWLDYELWQGPAPRTPYRDNIIHYNWHWFWKWGTGEILNNATHEYDICRWALGVDLPSRVVSAGGRFHYDDDWEFYDTQDVTFEFKENKAINWEGRSANGFPMWDRGRGAVIHGTEGTVLMDRDGYIVYDLDNEEIKREMVDDEVDPLDVVGAGAMTDYHIDNFAKAIREGTPLNSPIDEGQKSVLPLHLGNISQYVGRALNINPENGRIIGDSEAMSKWSREYEPGWEPRI
- a CDS encoding PmoA family protein, whose product is MIPRISLISLWSLVFILLHSIDVRVNAEQKAHALSKADMQNETLEVHVYAGPFNRENSVVSFAFPVDLEEGIYLMSDPNDESVIVQVDHDNTGWFVLENLSAGESIEYVIYLDKKSKDEFKTPSKLGVSHELEEQTVTFVSHENPVLSYFHRFNSPPETLDNRYRRGGYIHPVYSPSGVILSNHLNVEQHPHHSGIWSAWTNTEFDDRTPDFWNVHNNTGRVDVDTLLNLWSGPVHAGFNSLHRFIDMSKKDDPKIIPEDPMVALHEKWDVRVFGLVEAAAANAKKNDTESLDNDLKHDFLMFDLEVTQTTNNDNPLLLPEYHYGGVGFRGHYEWDNPDNVTFLTSEGLGRDGNETRPRWVHIGGKIDNKQVGIAILGHPSNYRFPQPVRIHPEEPFFNYAPTQLGEMSIQPGEPYVAKYRYVTYDGELPPSLIERLWQDYAYPPAVNVTR